The Punica granatum isolate Tunisia-2019 chromosome 4, ASM765513v2, whole genome shotgun sequence genome has a window encoding:
- the LOC116205295 gene encoding uncharacterized protein LOC116205295, giving the protein MRYMRPFSLYSDLLKTHKKGRARLLGLDVGEKYVGLAVSDTSNKIASPLSVLLRKKTNIDLMASDFQSLISELSIAGFVVGCPFDKLRSTTPDGWQVKLLINDLSKTGKLEGVCYTYWNESFTSKNAELLLKPANLHPVQSKTVIDKFAAVGILQGYLDYVNKKLKLEAAQ; this is encoded by the exons ATGAGATACATGAGGCCCTTCAGCCTCTACAGCGATCTGCTGAAGACTCATAAGAAGGGACGTGCGCGGTTGCTTGGATTGGATGTTGGTGAAAAGTATGTGGGTCTAGCCGTATCTGATACAAGTAACAAAATCGCGTCACCTTTAAG TGTTCTGTTAAGGAAGAAAACAAATATTGATCTGATGGCGTCTGATTTCCAAAGTCTG ATCTCTGAACTCTCAATTGCGGGATTTGTTGTTGGCTGCCCTTTCGACAAGCTACGTTCTACCACCCCTGAT GGATGGCAAGTGAAGCTTTTAATAAATGACCTTTCAAAAACGGGAAAACTTGAAGGTGTCTGCTATACATATTGGAACGAGAGCTTCACATCGAAG AATGCAGAACTCCTGTTGAAACCTGCAAACTTGCATCCGGTGCAATCAAAGACAGTGATTGATAAATTTGCCGCAGTTGGGATCCTTCAG GGTTACCTGGATTACGTGAACAAAAAACTGAAGTTGGAAGCTGCTCAATAG
- the LOC116205294 gene encoding probable phospholipid hydroperoxide glutathione peroxidase gives MLCSSSRSLTIRGRKSLIFAIASASLLSPTRSSSVSKQTHLPAGPNFATQGPSSHQLKEIGVFCCLRSNRTMASQSQTSVHDFVVKDARGNDVDLSTYKGKVLLIVNVASQCGLTNSNYTELAKLYEKYKDQGLEILAFPCNQFGAQEPGTNEQILEFACTRFKAEYPIFDKVNVNGENTAPLYKFLKSSKGGLLGDSIKWNFSKFLVDKEGHVVDRYAPTTSPLSIEKDIKKLLEKN, from the exons ATGCTCTGTTCTTCCTCCAGGAGCCTTACCATCCGAGGAAGGAAAAGTCTCATCTTTGCGATCGCTTCTGCTTCATTGCTATCACCGACACGGTCATCGTCCGTATCTAAGCAGACCCATTTGCCGGCGGGTCCGAATTTCGCAACTCAAGGGCCTTCCTCGCACCAGCTTAAGGAGATCGGTGTGTTCTGTTGTTTGAGGTCGAATCGCACGATGGCAAGCCAGTCCCAGACTTCGGTTCACGATTTCGTCGTCAAG GATGCCAGGGGTAATGATGTGGATCTGAGCACCTACAAGGGCAAGGTCTTGTTGATAGTCAATGTTGCCTCACAATG TGGGCTgaccaattcgaattacaCGGAGCTCGCCAAGCTCTATGAGAAATATAAGGATCAAG GTCTGGAGATTCTGGCATTTCCCTGCAACCAGTTCGGAGCTCAGGAACCTGGGACGAATGAGCAGATCCTCGAATTTGCTTGCACTCGGTTTAAGGCTGAATATCCCATCTTTGATAAG GTCAATGTGAATGGTGAGAACACAGCCCCGCTGTACAAGTTCCTAAAGTCAAGCAAAGGAGGATTGCTTGGTGATAGCATCAAATGGAACTTCTCCAAGTTCCTTGTTGATAAGGAGGGGCATGTGGTCGACCGTTATGCGCCCACAACTTCACCACTGAGCATAGAG AAAGACATAAAGAAGCTGCTGGAGAAAAACTGA
- the LOC116205203 gene encoding probable copper-transporting ATPase HMA5, with protein sequence MAANFLALSCIRRDTRAYGNLSPRQHYPSMPTKYPEGVSQQEKKVEGSEYRALFSVVGMTCSACAGSVEKAVKRLPGIREAAVDVLNGRAQVTFYPSFVNEESIREAIEDVGFQAALVENEKSERTSQVCRIQINGMTCTSCSSTVESALRSVPGVHKAQVALATEEAEIQYDPRIMRTDQLLSTIKDTGFKAVLMSTGEDMSNIQLKVDGLRIDHSIEILENSLLALPGVKAIETDPLLQKLSISYKSDLTGPRSFIEVIESTGSGRFKAEIFPQGEAGGRDSHRQEEINQYYKSFLWSLVFTIPVFLLSMVFMYIPGIKDGLDLKILNMMSIGQLLRWILSTPVQFLIGRRFYMGAYKALRHGSANMDVLIALGTNAAYFYSVYSVLRAATSPNFEGTDFFETSSMLISFILLGKYLEVLAKGKTSEAIAKLMNLAPETAILLTLDSEGNIMSEKEIDSRLIQKSDVLKIIPGAKVASDGFVIWGQSHVNESMITGEARPVAKRKGDKVIGGTVNENGVLHIRATRVGSECALSQIVRLVESAQMAKAPVQKVADRISKYFVPLVIVLSFGTWLTWFLAGKFGAYPKSWIPSSMDSFQLALQFGISVMVIACPCALGLATPTAVMVGTGVGASQGVLIKGGQALESAHKVNCIVFDKTGTLTVGKPVVVSTRLLKNMVLRDFYELVAATEVNSEHPLAKATVEYAKKIRGDEENPTWPEARDFTSITGHGVKATVRNREVIIGNKSLMSKYHIVVPLEAEEMLAEIEEMAQTGILVSVDQELMGAIAISDPLKPGAQEVISILQSMKVRSVMVTGDNWGTANSIAKQVGIETVVAEAKPEQKAERVKEFQALGYTVAMVGDGINDSPALVAADVGMAIGAGTDIAIEAADIVLMKSNLEDVITAIDLSRKTFSRIRLNYVWALGYNLLGIPIAAGALFPGAGFRLPPWIAGAAMAASSVSVVCCSLLLRYYRRPKKLDTFEIREITIG encoded by the exons ATGGCGGCAAATTTCCTGGCACTGTCCTGCATCCGGAGGGACACTCGCGCCTATGGGAACCTCTCGCCGCGGCAGCACTACCCCTCGATGCCGACCAAGTACCCAGAGGGCGTCTCCCAGCAGGAAAAGAAGGTGGAAGGCTCCGAGTACAGAGCCCTGTTTTCGGTCGTGGGGATGACTTGCTCCGCCTGCGCAGGGTCAGTCGAGAAGGCAGTAAAGAGGCTTCCTGGTATTCGGGAAGCGGCGGTCGACGTCCTCAATGGCCGTGCTCAGGTCACGTTTTACCCGAGCTTCGTCAAT GAAGAATCCATTCGTGAAGCAATCGAGGATGTAGGGTTCCAAGCCGCTCtggttgaaaatgaaaaaagcgAGCGCACATCCCAGGTATGTCGAATCCAGATCAACGGGATGACCTGCACATCCTGCTCCTCCACGGTTGAGTCTGCTCTCCGCTCAGTCCCTGGAGTTCACAAGGCCCAGGTGGCCTTAGCAACAGAAGAAGCGGAGATCCAGTACGATCCAAGAATCATGAGAACTGACCAGTTGTTGAGTACCATAAAGGACACAGGGTTCAAGGCAGTCCTCATGAGCACGGGCGAGGACATGAGCAATATACAGCTTAAAGTCGATGGGTTGAGGATTGACCATTCAATAGAAATCCTAGAGAACTCCCTCCTAGCCCTGCCTGGCGTCAAAGCAATCGAGACGGATCCACTTCTCCAGAAATTATCCATTTCCTATAAATCCGACCTGACTGGCCCCAGAAGCTTCATTGAGGTAATCGAGTCGACGGGTTCAGGAAGATTCAAGGCAGAAATATTCCCGCAGGGTGAAGCAGGAGGAAGAGATTCTCATAGACAGGAGGAAATAAATCAGTACTACAAATCCTTCCTATGGAGCTTAGTTTTCACCATCCCGGTCTTTCTACTCTCCATGGTCTTCATGTACATTCCGGGAATCAAAGATGGGCTTGATTTGAAGATCCTCAATATGATGAGCATTGGGCAGCTCCTTAGGTGGATCCTCTCGACACCTGTGCAGTTCCTCATCGGGCGGAGGTTCTACATGGGAGCCTACAAGGCTCTCCGCCATGGATCTGCCAATATGGATGTTTTGATTGCATTGGGAACGAATGCAGCATACTTCTACTCAGTCTACTCAGTTTTGAGGGCTGCCACTTCTCCGAATTTCGAAGGCACGGACTTCTTTGAGACTAGTTCAATGCTCATCTCGTTCATTCTTCTCGGGAAATACCTGGAGGTTCTGGCTAAAGGAAAGACTTCCGAGGCCATTGCCAAGCTAATGAACTTGGCCCCAGAGACGGCAATACTGCTAACACTAGACAGCGAAGGGAACATCATGAGCGAGAAGGAAATTGACAGTCGGTTGATACAGAAGAGCGATGTGCTCAAGATTATCCCGGGGGCAAAAGTGGCATCAGATGGTTTTGTCATATGGGGCCAGAGCCACGTGAATGAGAGCATGATAACCGGAGAGGCCAGGCCCGTAGCAAAGAGGAAGGGCGATAAAGTCATCGGAGGGACAGTAAATGAGAACGGGGTCTTGCATATTAGGGCAACTAGGGTCGGATCAGAGTGTGCCCTCTCACAAATTGTACGTCTCGTCGAGTCAGCCCAGATGGCCAAAGCGCCCGTGCAGAAAGTCGCAGACCGAATTTCCAAGTACTTTGTTCCTCTG GTGATTGTCCTGTCCTTTGGAACTTGGCTCACATGGTTTCTGGCCGGAAAATTTGGGGCCTACCCAAAGTCATGGATCCCGTCTTCAATGGACAGCTTTCAGCTTGCTCTCCAGTTTGGCATCTCGGTGATGGTTATAGCCTGCCCCTGTGCTTTAGGGCTCGCAACTCCAACAGCAGTTATGGTTGGAACTGGCGTTGGTGCATCTCAAGGCGTGCTTATCAAAGGTGGCCAAGCATTAGAAAGTGCACATAAG GTAAACTGCATAGTGTTCGACAAGACGGGAACACTCACAGTTGGGAAGCCAGTGGTCGTCAGTACAAGGCTTTTGAAGAACATGGTCTTGCGGGACTTTTACGAACTTGTTGCTGCAACAGAG GTCAACAGTGAACACCCTTTAGCCAAGGCAACTGTCGAGTATGCAAAGAAGATCAGAGGCGATGAGGAGAACCCGACATGGCCTGAAGCTCGTGACTTTACCTCCATCACAGGCCACGGTGTGAAAGCTACTGTGCGTAACAGGGAAGTAATCATTGGGAACAAGAGCTTGATGTCAAAGTATCACATTGTAGTCCCACTTGAAGCGGAAGAGATGCTTGCGGAAATTGAGGAAATGGCGCAGACTGGGATACTAGTGTCCGTCGACCAAGAACTGATGGGAGCTATAGCAATCTCCGATCCACTAAAACCGGGTGCTCAGGAAGTGATTTCGATACTCCAGTCCATGAAAGTGAGGAGCGTAATGGTAACCGGCGACAACTGGGGCACTGCAAATTCGATAGCTAAGCAAGTTGGAATTGAGACAGTCGTAGCTGAAGCCAAACCCGAGCAGAAAGCAGAGAGAGTGAAAGAGTTTCAG GCTTTGGGCTACACTGTTGCAATGGTAGGGGATGGGATCAATGACTCACCAGCGCTTGTGGCTGCAGATGTGGGGATGGCAATTGGCGCAGGGACAGACATTGCGATCGAGGCAGCGGACATAGTCCTCATGAAAAGTAACCTCGAGGATGTCATAACCGCCATCGATCTCTCCCGCAAAACGTTCTCCCGGATCCGACTGAACTATGTGTGGGCCCTGGGCTATAACCTCCTTGGCATCCCAATTGCTGCAGGGGCCCTCTTCCCCGGCGCAGGGTTCCGGTTGCCACCATGGATTGCTGGGGCTGCAATGGCCGCCTCCTCGGTGAGTGTCGTATGCTGCTCTTTGCTGCTAAGGTATTACAGGAGGCCGAAGAAGCTGGACACCTTTGAGATACGCGAGATAACGATAGGCTGA